CCTGTCACGGACATCAAAATAAAAATCCCCTGCATTTTTCCCTGATTTCAGGAACTCCTCTGCATCCGGATAACCATACATACGGGCAAAGGAGTTGTTTACATCAAATATCTCTCCATTGAAAGTAGTTTTGAACAGTCCGGTGACGGAATTCTCAAAAATATCCCTGTATTTTTTTTCACTTCTGGATATGGCCTCTTCCGCTTTTTTCCTCTCCGTAATATCGTTTACAAGTGAGAGGACATAATGCTCATCCCCTATTTTTAACTTTGTCGCCCGGACCTCTGCTGTGTAAATGGTCCCGTCCTTACGCCGGTGCCTCGTCTCAATGTAAATATCCCTGTCATCCGGGAATTTATGCCAGATATTTCTTCTGTCATTGCGGATTACCGATTCGGGATCGAGATCATTGACATTCATTGAGAGGAGTTCATCAAGAGTGTAACCTGTTGTAGTTGTCGCTTTTTCGTTTGCATCCACAAAATTTCCGTCAAGATCAAATAAAAAGAAGATCTGTGAGGCCTTGTCAAAGAGTTTCCGGAATTTATTCTCGCTTTCACGAAGGGCCTTGTCTGCCATTTTCCAGTCGGTAATATCAGTATGCGTCCCAAGAATCCGGAGAGCTTTTCCGTCTGAGTCCCTGCTTACAACACTACCCCTGGCCCTCATCCACCGGATTTCACCGCTTTTGGTTTTCATCCGGAACTCAAGATCAAAACCGTCCCTGCCGTTGTGGATACAGTCATAAACGACCTTTTCAGCCTTTAAAAGGTCATCAGGGAGGACATTCTCTCTCCATGTACTGTATGATGCAGGCACCTCATCCGGTTCATAGCCAAGCATGGTAAAGCAGCGTGGACTGAAGAATGCCTCTCCCGTTTTCAGATCCCAGTCCCATATCCCGTCATTTGTTGCTTCAAGCACAAGCCGGAGCCTCTCCTGGTTAAAGAGATCTGTTTCAGAGGGTCTTTTCCTGTTTTCAGCTGCAAATCTGATCTTTCCGGCAAGTTCTGCGTAGTAATCATCAGGCCTTCCGGTCCTGCGGACGAAGAAATCAGCCCCATTATTAAATGACCCGGCAACTGCATCTTCACCAGAGTCTCCGGAAAAAACAATGTATGGAATTCT
The sequence above is a segment of the Methanoplanus limicola DSM 2279 genome. Coding sequences within it:
- a CDS encoding PAS domain S-box protein — encoded protein: MMRKNGYNRGKIAVLFINYDPECLSETKKHLEKSGRISVYCAENAEEAIALLNKNPFDVIVSGFVPTDSTGKSPENALLKYIKENNIRIPYIVFSGDSGEDAVAGSFNNGADFFVRRTGRPDDYYAELAGKIRFAAENRKRPSETDLFNQERLRLVLEATNDGIWDWDLKTGEAFFSPRCFTMLGYEPDEVPASYSTWRENVLPDDLLKAEKVVYDCIHNGRDGFDLEFRMKTKSGEIRWMRARGSVVSRDSDGKALRILGTHTDITDWKMADKALRESENKFRKLFDKASQIFFLFDLDGNFVDANEKATTTTGYTLDELLSMNVNDLDPESVIRNDRRNIWHKFPDDRDIYIETRHRRKDGTIYTAEVRATKLKIGDEHYVLSLVNDITERKKAEEAISRSEKKYRDIFENSVTGLFKTTFNGEIFDVNNSFARMYGYPDAEEFLKSGKNAGDFYFDVRDREKVVNIISEDGSVTGYEAIHKKRDGTPFWVSISGRLLCDDNRKYCEGSIIDITERKKAEEALFLSNRKLKLLSGITRHDILNQITVIRGIADIIDDLEDEQEKTEYIGKIDSAARTIEENILFTKEYEQLGVNTPEWISVSGLTDRRSFGKLPVHNLCEDIMIYADPMLSKVFENLMDNTVRHGEKATEVYVRCRHDNNGGLVITWEDDGTGVPDEEKERIFQRGVGKNTGFGLFLTREILSITGISIKESGVFGSGARFEITVPADSWKKD